A window of Ptychodera flava strain L36383 chromosome 1, AS_Pfla_20210202, whole genome shotgun sequence contains these coding sequences:
- the LOC139140177 gene encoding endoglucanase 4-like, with translation MEDQERPHEELDSTAMSAQVLSSNIILLDTDSRKKCTLSRKVIIIACVAAMVLSACVLTAVFVVKANGNADVDGSGPQSRSRSRFGETTGTGNECDEYDDCLHMCDYMVDYDGTCTCPPGQTLQADQVSCYYDYNEVLHKSLLFYEAQRSGALPPNNRIPWRGDSALGDRGQNGEDLTGGYYDAGDHIKAGLPMAWSATVLAWGFIEFRDAYENAGEVENMLDCLRWFTDYFIKCHTAEHELYVHVGSVGADHNYWGRPENMTMARPAYKVDEHHPGSDVVGATAAAMAAASIIFKDYDADYAEILVEEAMSLYQFAINICGRYSDSVPEAKLIYASRKWGDEVTWAAMWLYKATGEQQYLTDAIIRSNKMPKIKPYAFSWGDVTAGFRLLLLQETKNAGKYLPLITRRFLDNWTSGRGGITYTPQGQAWRNDWGSLRYSTSTAFIALMAAHYGYDTEKYVKWAKGQVGIALGDTSRSFVVGYGRNPPQHPHHRSSSCPDLQTPCDWPDFRAQAPNPHVLEGALVGGPDSKGYYADDRRDYIKNEVSLDYNAGFTSATAALKHFELIGKL, from the exons ATGGAGGATCAGGAAAGACCACACGAAGAG ctGGATAGTACAGCGATGAGCGCTCAGGTTTTGTCATCAAACATTATTCTGCTTGACACAGATTCAAGAAAGAAATGTACATTATCGCGCAAGGTCATTATTATAGCTTGTGTGGCGGCGATGGTGTTATCGGCATGTGTTCTCACTGCTGTCTTTGTTGTCAAAG caaacggaaacgcgGATGTGGATGGATCTGGACCGCAGAGTCGCAGCAGGTCGCGATTTGGGGAGACAACGGGGACAG GAAATGAGTGTGATGAGTATGACGACTGCCTGCATATGTGTGACTACATGGTGGACTACGACGGGACGTGTACGTGCCCGCCGGGACAGACGCTGCAGGCTGACCAAGTCTCATGCTACTATGACTACAATGAGGTACTTCATAAATCTCTACTGTTCTACGAAGCGCAACGTTCGGGTGCACTGCCTCCAAATAACCGAATACCATGGAGAGGTGACTCTGCTCTGGGCGATAGGGGACAAAATGGCGAAGACTTGACCGGCGGTTACTATGATG CTGGTGATCACATAAAAGCGGGTTTACCGATGGCTTGGTCCGCTACCGTTCTGGCTTGGGGATTCATCGAATTTCGGGACGCGTACGAGAATGCAGGCGAGGTTGAGAACATGCTGGACTGCCTGAGATGGTTTACTGACTACTTCATCAAATGCCACACGGCTGAACATGAACTCTACGTACAC GTTGGCTCTGTGGGTGCTGACCATAACTATTGGGGGCGCCCCGAGAATATGACGATGGCGAGACCAGCTTACAAAGTTGACGAACATCACCCTGGGTCGGACGTTGTTGGTGCAACCGCCGCTGCCATGGCGGCAGCTTCCATTATTTTCAAAGACTATG ATGCCGATTATGCTGAAATATTGGTAGAAGAAGCCATGTCATTGTATCAGTTTGCGATAAATATCTGCGGGCGCTATTCTGACAGTGTTCCTGAAGCGAAGTTGATATACGC GTCGAGAAAGTGGGGTGACGAGGTGACCTGGGCTGCCATGTGGTTGTACAAGGCGACAGGAGAACAGCAGTATCTCACCGATGCCATCATCCGGTCTAATAAGATGCCAAAGATCAAACCGTATGCCTTCTCCTGGGGTGACGTCACCGCTGGCTTTAGG CTGTTATTGTTACAAGAAACGAAAAACGCCGGGAAATATCTCCCACTGATTACACGAAGGTTTCTTGACAACTGGACGTCCGGAAGAGGTGGAATTACTTACACACCGCAAGGGCAAGCATGGAGGAATGACTGGGGCTCACTTCGCTATTCCA CATCTACGGCATTCATCGCATTAATGGCGGCACACTATGGCTATGACACCGAAAAGTACGTCAAATGGGCCAAGGGACAGGTGGGCATCGCTCTCGGAGACACCAGCAGGAGCTTTGTTGTTGGTTACGGCAGAAATCCACCTCAGCATCCACATCACCGTTCAAG TTCCTGTCCAGACCTGCAAACACCCTGTGATTGGCCTGATTTCCGGGCGCAGGCACCAAACCCACACGTTCTGGAGGGCGCCCTCGTCGGTGGTCCCGACAGCAAGGGATATTACGCGGACGATCGACGTGACTACATAAAGAATGAAGTATCATTGGATTACAACGCTGGTTTCACGTCTGCTACAGCCG CcttgaaacattttgaattgATTGGCAAACTGTGA